A stretch of DNA from Blastopirellula marina:
CGCGTTGAGTTCCTCGAGTGATAAGCCGGTGATGCTGCTACTATTACAGACACCGACCGTCCAGCAGGGTGCATTCCTTCCGGCGGCAATGTCGGCAACCGTGTCGCCGATCTTGACCACGGCGGCTGGTGGATAGATGCCCACACGGCGCATCACCTCGTAAATCATCCAAGGGGCTGGACGACCTTGGGGAACATCGTCGGCTCCGACATTCGAATCGAGATAAAAGCCTGCTTTCGTGGCGGCTGCGTAGACCACATCAAGTGCCGCTTGAAAGTAGCCGGTCGTGCCGCCTAGTTTGATATTTCGCGATCGAAGTTCAGTGGCTACCTGCAGAACGTTAGGGATCAAGTCGCGATGTTGTTCCAAGGCTTGCATCTGATATGGCATGAACTCGTGGTACATTGTGTCGATGTCCTGTTCAGTCCATGGGCATCCTTTGGCATCTTTCCAACGCTCGGCTACACCAGGCATCTGTAGCATCGTGATCAAGTGATCTCGTTTATGCAGTCCCATCGGTTTACGAGCTTCCTGATCCGTGACCGTCACACCTTGCCCGGCGAACACTTGCTTGAAGGCGGCGGCCGGTGCGCGCGAACCGAAATCGATCGTTGTGCCAGCCCAATCAAAGACAACCAGTTGAACGGATGATGGGGAGTAAGACATGGTACGCTCAATTATTGATGGGTATTTGTGAAACAGCTAAGTGTTGAAATCATGCGGCGAGTTTGGCCGAAGCGGCGTTAGGTAATTAACGCGGGCTCGTCTGACTGTGGCGTAACAACGCAATTAATTGGTCTTGCGCGATTCGTCGTGGATTATTGGCCAATCGTTCTAGATTCACACGGCTAGCGATCGCCCGGATCTGTTCGTCACTGACGACCCCAGCGGCAGCCAAAGAAGGAAAGCAATTCAAGTTTTGAATTAGCCGTTCGACGTTCTGGCACGCCTCCTCGGCATCATCCGCTTCCAATACTTCAAGAATCATAGCCAGTCGCCGTCGGACGTGCTCGACGCCGCGTGGATCGGAGCAATCTTCAGCAGAAACCTCAAAGTTGAAGGCCAGAACACAGCTAAGCGTCGCGGCAACAGCGGCGCCGTGCG
This window harbors:
- the phnX gene encoding phosphonoacetaldehyde hydrolase; amino-acid sequence: MSYSPSSVQLVVFDWAGTTIDFGSRAPAAAFKQVFAGQGVTVTDQEARKPMGLHKRDHLITMLQMPGVAERWKDAKGCPWTEQDIDTMYHEFMPYQMQALEQHRDLIPNVLQVATELRSRNIKLGGTTGYFQAALDVVYAAATKAGFYLDSNVGADDVPQGRPAPWMIYEVMRRVGIYPPAAVVKIGDTVADIAAGRNAPCWTVGVCNSSSITGLSLEELNALSDVERDNVLNVTKQAFEAAGSHYTITSIDEFPSVIDQINQRLVNGESP